In Equus caballus isolate H_3958 breed thoroughbred chromosome 26, TB-T2T, whole genome shotgun sequence, the following are encoded in one genomic region:
- the B3GALT5 gene encoding beta-1,3-galactosyltransferase 5, with product MANVKMMLLCLSLVVLGALCLYLSMYTLIPFKEGPFVFKRRQENFLQLPDVDCGQNPPFLVLLVTSSQEQTLARTVIRNTWGQEKIVKGKRIKTLFLLGTTTSKATSKAVAHEGRQYRDIIQKDFLDVYFNLTLKTMMGIEWIHRFCPQAAFVMKTDSDMFINIYYLTELLLKKNRTTRFFTGFLKMHDYPIRMKQSKWFVSKYEYPWDRYPPFCSGTAYVFSGDVARQVYEVSETVPFLKLEDVFVGLCLAKLKIKPEELHSEQTFFPGGLSFSTCRFRKIVASHFVKPKDMLIYWHALESSLGEECPAV from the coding sequence ATGGCCAACGTGAAGATGATGTTGCTGTGTCTTTCACTGGTGGTTCTGGGAGCCCTCTGTTTGTATTTGAGCATGTACACTCTGATTCCTTTTAAAGAAGGGCCGTTTGTTTTCAAGAGAAGGCAGGAGAACTTCCTTCAGCTCCCAGATGTGGACTGTGGGCAGAATCCTCCCTTCCTTGTCCTCCTGGTGACTTCATCCCAGGAACAGACATTGGCTCGCACGGTCATCCGGAACACGTGGGGACAAGAAAAGATTGTGAAAGGAAAACGAATAAAGACGCTCTTCCTCTTGGGAACCACCACCAGTAAGGCCACATCGAAAGCGGTGGCCCACGAAGGCCGGCAATATCGAGATATCATCCAGAAGGACTTTCTGGATGTTTATTTCAATTTAACTCTGAAGACCATGATGGGTATAGAGTGGATCCACCGCTTCTGTCCTCAGGCAGCTTTTGTGATGAAAACAGACTCTGACATGTTTATCAACATCTACTATTTGACTGAGCTGCTtctgaagaaaaacagaacaactCGGTTTTTTACTGGCTTCTTAAAAATGCACGACTACCCGATTAGGATGAAGCAGAGTAAGTGGTTTGTCAGTAAATACGAGTATCCGTGGGACAGGTACCCACCTTTTTGCTCGGGCACCGCCTACGTGTTTTCTGGCGATGTTGCACGTCAGGTGTATGAAGTTTCTGAGACTGTTCCGTTCCTTAAACTGGAAGATGTCTTTGTGGGGCTCTGCCTCGCAAAACTGAAGATCAAACCGGAGGAGCTCCACTCTGAGCAGACCTTTTTCCCAGGTGGGTTAAGCTTTTCCACATGCCGTTTTAGGAAGATCGTGGCCTCCCATTTTGTCAAGCCTAAGGATATGCTGATCTATTGGCATGCTCTGGAAAGTTCCCTGGGAGAAGAGTGTCCAGCTGTCTGA